A window of the Rhizobium brockwellii genome harbors these coding sequences:
- a CDS encoding glycoside hydrolase family 25 protein codes for MRPSAVPAILLAALILSGCAASSGAEDVLGNVPSPETTNAIAQPSGPIPAAAVGDPAPQASPPQQALRWAGEVPEPQALVPADRPVGMPLPTDKPVALLMPSNPAGNAMPDVSTRSPTRGQIYGHRFRDAKPINFGSTSPRKLAVHGVDVSRWQGEIDWETLRRQGANFVYIKATDGGDHLDPMFKKNWRRAKEAGLKHGAYHFFYWCRTAGEQADWFIRNVPREANALPPVIDVEWNGESSCKRRISPARVREKMQVFMDKLERHYGQRPIIYTAPDFYRDNLKGQLLDYPFWLRSVAAHPSKVYPGRKWLFWQYSGSGLSDGVDGKIDLNVFNGNESDWHDWVASR; via the coding sequence ATGCGTCCATCGGCTGTGCCAGCAATCCTCCTCGCCGCCCTGATCCTCTCGGGATGCGCTGCCAGTTCTGGCGCCGAAGATGTGCTGGGCAACGTGCCGTCGCCGGAAACGACCAATGCCATCGCCCAGCCGAGCGGCCCGATTCCTGCCGCCGCCGTTGGCGATCCTGCGCCGCAGGCAAGCCCGCCGCAGCAGGCTTTGCGCTGGGCGGGAGAGGTTCCGGAGCCGCAGGCGCTCGTGCCCGCCGACAGGCCGGTCGGCATGCCGCTGCCGACAGATAAGCCGGTCGCGCTGCTGATGCCATCCAATCCCGCCGGCAATGCAATGCCCGATGTCAGCACGAGATCGCCGACCCGCGGGCAAATTTACGGCCACCGCTTCCGCGATGCCAAGCCGATCAACTTCGGTTCCACTTCACCGAGAAAGCTTGCCGTCCATGGCGTCGACGTGTCGCGCTGGCAGGGCGAGATCGACTGGGAGACGTTGCGGCGGCAAGGCGCGAACTTCGTCTACATCAAGGCGACCGACGGCGGCGATCACCTCGATCCGATGTTCAAGAAGAACTGGCGCCGGGCCAAGGAAGCCGGCCTGAAACACGGCGCCTATCACTTCTTCTATTGGTGCCGGACAGCCGGCGAGCAGGCCGACTGGTTCATCCGCAACGTGCCAAGGGAAGCCAACGCTCTTCCGCCCGTCATCGACGTCGAGTGGAACGGCGAATCGAGCTGCAAGAGGCGCATTTCTCCCGCACGTGTCCGGGAAAAGATGCAGGTCTTCATGGATAAGCTGGAGCGCCATTACGGCCAGCGCCCGATCATCTACACGGCGCCGGACTTCTACCGCGACAATTTGAAGGGCCAACTGCTCGACTACCCCTTCTGGCTGCGCTCCGTGGCCGCTCACCCCTCCAAGGTCTATCCGGGCCGCAAGTGGCTCTTCTGGCAATATTCCGGCTCCGGCCTTTCCGATGGCGTTGACGGCAAGATCGACCTCAACGTGTTCAACGGCAATGAAAGCGATTGGCACGACTGGGTGGCGTCGCGATAG
- a CDS encoding FdhF/YdeP family oxidoreductase: MTNKRPEGIEKYTAPAGGWGALKAVAETLARQQVIAQGAATLLKANQPEGFDCPGCAWPDPKHTSSFEFCENGAKAITWESTAKRAGPDFFAAHKVAELWQWNDHQLEDQGRLTHPLVYDHASDRYLPIGWEEAFALIGAELRKLPDPDMAEFYTSGRASNEAAFLFQLFVRAYGTNNFPDCSNMCHEATSVGLPQSIGVGKGTVTLEDFDHADAIFSFGHNPGTNHPRMMTTLHDAARRGVPIVVFNPLKERALEKFAAPQNPVEMATMSSTPIASAYHQLRTGGDLAALKGLMKRIFERDDADIAAGGKGFLDREFIEAHTIGLEALKADIAKTEWASILKRSGLTLEALDSAVDVYLNARNVILCYGMGITQHSHGTANVQQLANFLMLRGNIGRQGAGICPLRGHSNVQGDRTVGITEIPNTALLDGMEKAFGFRPPEEKGHNAVEAIEAIIEGRSKALICLGGNLAVAISDPEVTFEGMRKLDLAVHLATKPNRSHLLIARTSIILPVLGRTDQDIQTTGPQSVTVEDSMSMVHASRGFLKPPGEELRSEPAIIAGIAKATLGAKYDIDWDGMISDYNRIREKIEVVFPDFQDFNSRVKKPGGFRLTVAASDRQWRTPSGKAQFLIAPGLEEDPRLADAGTLVLTTLRSHDQYNTTIYSLDDRYRGVFGRRDVIFMNSGDLSARGLADGDKIDIESVAETSSRAVRGFTAVAYDIPVGSIAGYYPEMNRVIALGDYDRKSGTPAYKGVPVKVQKSA; encoded by the coding sequence ATGACCAATAAACGTCCGGAAGGCATAGAGAAATACACGGCCCCCGCCGGCGGCTGGGGTGCACTCAAAGCCGTTGCCGAAACCCTTGCGAGACAGCAGGTCATTGCGCAGGGGGCTGCGACGCTGTTGAAAGCCAATCAGCCCGAGGGCTTCGATTGTCCGGGCTGCGCTTGGCCCGATCCCAAACATACGAGTTCGTTCGAGTTCTGTGAAAACGGCGCCAAGGCAATCACCTGGGAATCCACGGCGAAACGGGCCGGGCCCGACTTTTTTGCGGCGCATAAGGTCGCCGAACTGTGGCAATGGAACGACCATCAGTTGGAAGACCAGGGTCGCCTGACGCACCCGCTGGTCTATGATCACGCCAGCGACCGTTACCTGCCGATCGGCTGGGAGGAAGCCTTCGCGCTGATCGGTGCCGAACTGCGCAAATTGCCCGATCCCGACATGGCCGAATTCTACACATCTGGACGCGCCTCGAACGAGGCGGCATTCCTGTTCCAGCTTTTCGTCAGGGCCTACGGCACCAACAATTTTCCCGACTGCTCGAACATGTGCCATGAGGCGACCAGCGTCGGCCTGCCACAGTCAATCGGGGTCGGGAAGGGCACGGTGACCCTTGAAGATTTCGATCATGCCGATGCGATCTTCAGCTTCGGCCACAATCCCGGCACCAACCACCCGCGGATGATGACCACTCTGCATGATGCCGCGAGGCGCGGCGTCCCGATCGTGGTCTTCAATCCCCTGAAAGAACGTGCGCTCGAGAAATTTGCGGCACCGCAGAACCCGGTGGAAATGGCGACGATGTCTTCGACGCCGATCGCATCGGCTTATCATCAGCTGCGCACCGGCGGGGATCTCGCTGCCCTTAAGGGCCTGATGAAGCGGATATTCGAGCGCGACGATGCCGATATCGCGGCAGGCGGCAAAGGCTTTCTCGACCGGGAATTCATCGAAGCCCACACGATCGGACTGGAGGCTCTCAAGGCCGATATTGCAAAGACGGAGTGGGCGTCGATCCTGAAGAGATCAGGATTGACGCTCGAAGCGCTCGACAGCGCCGTTGATGTCTATCTCAACGCCCGCAACGTCATCCTCTGCTATGGCATGGGCATCACCCAGCACAGCCACGGCACTGCCAATGTCCAGCAGCTTGCCAATTTTCTGATGTTGCGGGGAAATATCGGCCGCCAGGGCGCCGGTATCTGCCCGCTGCGGGGGCATTCGAACGTTCAGGGCGACCGGACCGTCGGAATCACCGAGATCCCCAACACGGCGCTTCTCGACGGCATGGAGAAGGCCTTTGGCTTTCGCCCGCCGGAGGAGAAGGGCCATAACGCCGTCGAGGCCATCGAGGCAATCATCGAAGGCCGGTCGAAGGCGCTGATCTGCCTCGGCGGCAATCTCGCCGTCGCCATATCCGATCCGGAGGTGACGTTCGAAGGCATGCGCAAGCTCGACCTTGCGGTCCATCTGGCGACAAAACCCAACCGCTCGCACCTGCTGATCGCCCGAACCTCCATCATCCTTCCCGTTCTCGGCCGCACCGACCAGGATATTCAGACGACGGGACCACAATCGGTGACCGTCGAGGATTCCATGTCGATGGTGCACGCCTCGCGCGGCTTCCTGAAACCACCAGGCGAAGAGCTGAGATCCGAACCGGCGATCATCGCCGGCATCGCCAAGGCAACGCTCGGCGCTAAATACGATATCGACTGGGACGGGATGATCAGCGATTACAATCGTATTCGGGAAAAGATCGAAGTGGTCTTTCCCGATTTCCAAGATTTCAACAGCCGTGTCAAGAAACCGGGTGGTTTCCGGCTGACGGTGGCGGCCTCCGACCGGCAATGGCGCACGCCCTCAGGAAAAGCACAGTTCCTCATCGCGCCTGGTCTGGAGGAAGATCCGCGGCTTGCAGATGCAGGCACACTGGTTCTGACAACGCTGCGCAGTCACGACCAGTACAACACGACAATCTACAGCCTTGACGACCGCTATCGAGGTGTCTTCGGCCGCCGTGACGTGATCTTCATGAACAGCGGGGATCTCTCCGCACGCGGCCTCGCCGATGGCGATAAGATTGATATCGAGTCGGTCGCTGAAACCAGCAGCAGGGCGGTTAGAGGCTTTACCGCAGTGGCCTACGACATCCCGGTTGGCTCCATCGCCGGATATTATCCCGAGATGAACAGGGTCATCGCGCTTGGCGATTACGACCGGAAATCGGGAACGCCTGCCTACAAAGGCGTGCCGGTGAAGGTGCAGAAGTCCGCGTGA
- a CDS encoding TetR/AcrR family transcriptional regulator, whose product MEGASAYQEDCSEMAEKSDEPTVRKPRADAERNRLLLMETAKTVFADKGSSASLEEIARIAGVGIGTLYRHFPTRDALVSAIYRNETAQLAAAAKSLAETHPPVEALRLWLVQFVDYVVTKHGMSEVLDSLVGGTSELYADSADLIIGAVNLLVDRAVATGEIRLAMDPVDILRALAGGASISSGPAWRDAARQLIDILIAGMRANR is encoded by the coding sequence ATGGAGGGCGCCTCCGCTTATCAAGAGGACTGCTCGGAAATGGCCGAAAAAAGTGACGAGCCCACAGTCCGAAAGCCGCGTGCGGATGCCGAACGCAATCGTCTTCTGCTGATGGAAACGGCAAAGACCGTCTTTGCCGACAAGGGTTCCAGCGCCAGCCTGGAGGAAATCGCCCGCATCGCCGGCGTCGGCATCGGCACGCTCTATCGCCATTTCCCGACGCGCGATGCACTGGTTTCCGCCATCTACCGCAACGAGACGGCGCAGCTTGCCGCTGCCGCCAAAAGCCTTGCCGAGACGCATCCGCCTGTCGAAGCGCTTCGCCTGTGGCTGGTGCAGTTCGTGGATTATGTGGTGACGAAACACGGCATGTCCGAGGTGCTGGATTCTTTGGTCGGCGGCACTTCCGAGCTCTATGCCGATTCCGCCGATTTGATCATAGGTGCGGTCAATCTGCTGGTGGATCGCGCAGTCGCCACCGGTGAAATCCGTCTGGCGATGGACCCGGTCGATATCCTGCGCGCCCTGGCGGGCGGCGCTAGCATCAGCAGTGGGCCCGCCTGGCGGGATGCGGCAAGGCAACTCATCGATATTCTGATAGCGGGTATGAGAGCCAATCGCTGA
- a CDS encoding alpha/beta hydrolase: MPESQDFLIITGRAELDTAPLVLLHGSGMHERNLIGLADRVGPARPYLTLRGAVEWEEGFAFFRRKPDRTLDYIDLFNETHHLADFLARALENGLLKRPPVLLGFSNGAIMAASLLLHRPEISAGAILLRPLSPAPAADFPDLKGHRILILAGERDERRAPEDVVLMSRQIEKSGAGVTTRLFPTGHDLDEDEPDFIRNWLAENFPPA; the protein is encoded by the coding sequence ATGCCGGAATCTCAGGATTTCCTTATCATCACAGGAAGAGCCGAGCTCGATACGGCACCGCTGGTGCTGCTGCATGGCAGCGGTATGCACGAGCGCAATCTCATCGGGCTTGCGGACCGGGTCGGGCCGGCTCGTCCCTATCTGACGCTGAGGGGTGCGGTGGAATGGGAGGAAGGCTTTGCCTTCTTTCGGCGAAAGCCTGATCGGACGCTTGATTATATCGACCTCTTCAACGAGACCCACCATCTCGCCGATTTCCTCGCGAGGGCCTTGGAGAACGGCCTATTGAAACGACCGCCCGTACTTCTCGGTTTTTCGAATGGCGCGATCATGGCCGCGTCGCTCCTGCTGCATCGCCCGGAAATCTCAGCCGGCGCCATCCTGTTGCGGCCGCTGTCACCGGCGCCGGCCGCGGATTTCCCCGATCTCAAAGGTCATCGCATCCTGATTCTCGCCGGTGAACGCGACGAACGGCGCGCGCCCGAGGACGTCGTTCTCATGAGCAGACAGATCGAAAAGAGCGGTGCCGGCGTCACGACGCGACTGTTCCCCACAGGCCACGACCTGGATGAGGACGAACCGGATTTCATCAGGAATTGGCTGGCGGAGAACTTTCCACCAGCCTGA
- the sufA gene encoding Fe-S cluster assembly scaffold SufA, with translation MGFAIMSMTDEAAARVKAIVENSGPEAKGVRVGIKKGGCAGMEYTIDLVTEPNAKDDLIERDGAKVWVEPSAALYLLGTEMGFETTTLRSGFTFTNPNQTSACGCGESVELKPADLAALAAQRQSEPAHS, from the coding sequence ATGGGCTTTGCAATCATGAGCATGACGGACGAGGCTGCGGCCCGCGTCAAGGCGATCGTCGAGAACTCGGGGCCGGAGGCCAAGGGTGTCCGCGTCGGCATCAAGAAGGGCGGCTGCGCCGGGATGGAATATACCATCGACTTGGTGACCGAGCCCAATGCCAAGGACGACCTGATCGAGCGCGACGGTGCAAAAGTCTGGGTCGAGCCGTCGGCAGCCCTCTATCTGCTCGGCACCGAAATGGGCTTCGAGACGACGACGCTCCGCTCCGGCTTTACCTTCACCAATCCGAACCAGACATCGGCCTGCGGCTGCGGCGAATCCGTCGAGTTGAAGCCCGCCGATCTCGCAGCCCTTGCCGCACAGCGCCAGAGCGAACCGGCGCACTCCTGA
- a CDS encoding SUF system Fe-S cluster assembly protein: MSLDESEQKIDVREGIVHSSIPADELARLSDDVISALKTVYDPEIPADIFELGLIYKIDIEDDRMVKIMMTLTAPGCPVAGEMPGWVENAVGAVEGVSGVEVAMTFDPPWTPDRMSEEAQVAVGWY, encoded by the coding sequence ACAGAAGATCGACGTGCGCGAAGGCATCGTGCATTCCAGCATTCCGGCCGATGAGTTGGCGCGGCTGAGCGACGACGTCATCAGCGCGCTGAAGACGGTCTACGATCCGGAAATTCCCGCCGACATCTTCGAGCTCGGTTTGATCTACAAGATCGACATCGAAGACGACCGGATGGTGAAGATCATGATGACGCTGACCGCACCCGGCTGCCCGGTTGCCGGCGAGATGCCCGGCTGGGTCGAAAACGCCGTCGGCGCCGTCGAAGGCGTTTCGGGTGTCGAGGTGGCGATGACTTTCGATCCGCCGTGGACGCCGGACCGCATGTCGGAGGAGGCGCAAGTCGCCGTCGGCTGGTACTGA
- a CDS encoding SDR family NAD(P)-dependent oxidoreductase, which translates to MSGLFGATSTTDEVLAGVDLKGKRVLVTGVSAGLGVETARVLAAHGAQVTGTARDLAKARAATEIVRAGAANGGSLDIVELDLASLASVRACADALISDGRLFDVVIANAGVMAAPFGRTADGFETQFGTNHLGHFVLVNRIAPLVTSGGRVVIVASSGHRMAPFSLDDLNFESKTYEPWAAYAQSKTANILFAVELDRRLKERGIRATALHPGGIQTELDRHLDPDMIEGMITQINAALAAEGKPPFQWKTIPQGAATSVWAGFVAPADAVGGRYCENCHVSEVTDAEISPISEGVRTYALDPETARALWAKSEDMVGERF; encoded by the coding sequence ATGAGTGGACTTTTTGGCGCGACATCAACCACCGATGAGGTGCTCGCCGGCGTCGATCTCAAGGGCAAGCGCGTTCTGGTGACGGGTGTTTCTGCCGGCCTCGGCGTGGAAACCGCGCGTGTGCTGGCAGCCCATGGAGCGCAGGTGACGGGTACGGCACGCGACCTTGCAAAGGCGAGGGCGGCAACGGAAATCGTGCGTGCCGGTGCGGCCAATGGCGGCAGCCTAGACATCGTCGAGCTTGATCTTGCCTCTCTGGCGAGCGTGCGTGCCTGCGCCGATGCGCTCATTTCGGATGGCCGCCTCTTCGATGTCGTCATTGCCAATGCCGGTGTGATGGCCGCTCCCTTCGGCCGCACCGCCGATGGCTTCGAAACGCAATTCGGCACCAACCATCTCGGTCATTTCGTGCTGGTCAACCGCATCGCACCGCTGGTCACATCGGGCGGCCGAGTGGTGATCGTCGCGTCCTCGGGCCATCGCATGGCACCTTTCAGCCTCGACGACCTCAATTTCGAGAGCAAGACCTATGAGCCCTGGGCGGCCTATGCCCAGTCGAAAACCGCCAATATCCTGTTCGCCGTGGAACTCGACCGGCGCCTCAAGGAGCGCGGCATCCGTGCAACGGCACTGCATCCCGGCGGCATCCAGACCGAGCTCGACCGTCATCTCGACCCCGACATGATTGAAGGCATGATAACGCAGATCAACGCAGCACTCGCCGCCGAGGGCAAGCCGCCCTTCCAGTGGAAGACGATTCCCCAGGGTGCGGCTACCTCCGTCTGGGCAGGTTTCGTCGCCCCGGCAGACGCGGTCGGCGGCAGATATTGCGAGAATTGCCACGTCTCCGAAGTGACGGATGCGGAGATCAGCCCGATTTCCGAAGGCGTGCGCACCTACGCGCTCGATCCCGAGACGGCCAGGGCGTTGTGGGCCAAAAGCGAGGATATGGTCGGCGAGCGCTTCTAG
- a CDS encoding flagellar basal body rod protein FlgC, translated as MSISGITNTALSGMMAQTTRVGAIASNVANISTSGYSRLNTSLTSVETRSVQATVKQTDQPVDPATELTDLIEAEKSYKANAAVFETGADMWEMLTSIKRD; from the coding sequence ATGAGCATATCGGGCATTACCAACACCGCTCTTTCGGGCATGATGGCGCAGACGACGCGGGTCGGCGCGATCGCCAGCAACGTCGCAAACATCAGTACATCAGGCTATAGCAGGCTGAACACCAGCCTCACATCTGTTGAAACACGCAGCGTTCAGGCCACCGTTAAACAGACAGATCAGCCGGTCGATCCCGCCACCGAACTGACCGATCTGATCGAAGCCGAGAAGAGCTACAAGGCGAACGCCGCGGTCTTCGAGACCGGCGCCGACATGTGGGAAATGCTCACGAGCATCAAGCGCGACTGA